Within Vicia villosa cultivar HV-30 ecotype Madison, WI linkage group LG1, Vvil1.0, whole genome shotgun sequence, the genomic segment TCTAAAGAAATAATTTCAGGGCAAAAAAAGTCTTTTTTCTTATTTACATAGTTATAATAACTATTTGTATAGTAATAATAAGAATTCACTTTTTGTCAGCCCAATTGATTTTTCCCAAACTGCTTTTTTTTCCTGACTACACGACAATCTAATGCACGGGTACCAAATTTAATTTTCCAAAATCTCTTTTCTCCTCTACACGACTAATCAAATCCATTCATACCCTGCTTTTCCCCAAAGCTTTCTTGAAACCATAACAATTACTGCAAAAAGTTGTTTTTCGGCTGCAAGCATGAGGCTTCACACACGCTACCGAGTTGATTTTTTTCCTGCACACACAATCCTACAAATATCTCTGACTCTTTCCACAACAAATACATTCATTTCTTCTCCATCTCTCTACGCAAAAAAGCAAACGGAGCTTCACTATGGCAAGACCCTGTGCGAGTTTGAAGGAAATCAATGAAAGTAAGGAACTCTGGAAAATCGCGGTCAGAATCCATCACAAATGGACAGTTTTGTCGAAGACCAAAGAGCACTTCGAAATGATTCTGGTCGATAAAGAGGTTTGTCgattaattttatgaaaatacttGCCATTTACAGTTAGGGTTTCGTTTCAGATTTCATGTTTGTTTTGCAAATAAAGGTTTATTATCGATTTATTCTTTCGTTGTTTGAATCACAAATAAAggtttcatttttaataaaatacttGAATTTTTATAAGTAATGGAAATACTGGTTTGGGCTGCTATTGATTTTTTGCCCTGAAATTGTTTTcactttttttgttgttgttgttgtttcttacACACACCAAATACTACTGGATTTGGCTGTTAATTATATTTTGCGTAGTTTGCTGTTGCTGTTGTTTTTTTTCTATATTAGACCTAATTGTATTATTCAAAAAAGAGTTCATAATAAACTTCGTTTTGATATTACCTACTAATATTACATGTTTATTTAAAAACcgaatttgatttgtatttatttcaGGGTACTGATATTCACTGCAGAGTACCAAGTGCGCTTAAACATACTTATGATTCTGTTTTAACGGTTAAGAACACATATACCATCTCAAATTTCCAAGTTACTTTGAATGATCTTATGTTCAAGCCTTCCCAGCATAAATATATCCTAACTTTCACCGGTGGTACTTCTGTTTCTGACAAGAACAAACACGACATACCACAAAAACCACTTATCTTCACTCCTTTTGGTGATATTCTTACCAGCAAAGGGAATAGGGATGTGTTGATTGGTATGCTTCTAAATGATTCTTTTATATTATATCCTAAATGCCTAAACATAACATATTTTTGTCGTTTCCAATCCATTTGTAGATATCATAGGAATCGTTGTGGAAATTGGATACACCCAGATTCACAATTCTAACAAAAAGCAGCAGATCAATTTGGTCCTCAAGGATTTGGGGTACAAACAATTTTTACTTCCaactttctttcaaaaaatgAACTGATATTAACCACCATATTTAattaatcttttctttttttgcagAAACAACATCCTTAATTGTACATTGTGGGAAAGTTATGCGGTCCAATTTCATGATTTCTATAGTTCAAGAAAAGATTTCACAATACCAACGGTAATTGTTTTGCAGTTTGCCAGAGTCAAAGAGGAAGGTATATTTTTTCACTAAAACTTTTTTTTACATTATGTTTATTGCCATTACACATTATTGATTCATCTTTACTGGCTTTGCCTAGGCAAATATCCTTTATGTGTTTCCAACACATTCAACGTTACCAAATTGCACATCAACGATGATCTCCCTGAAATTCAGAACTTCTTAAAGaggtttcaatttttttaattcatgtTTGTTCCTCTGTTGATCTGTATAAGATTTTTTTAACTTACCGACTTTGTTTTTTTCCCCGCAGCATCCCTAAACTGCCAATGGGCGAAATATCATCCGAAGGTATTGGTGCCATTTCACAGCATTCACAAACAAGCGGCACTACTCACCTTAGCCCTTATGACAAGTTCATGTATAAGGCTATATTACTCCCTCTGCGTGAAATTGTCAACCTAAAATCCGTAAGCTATTTTTTCCTTAATCATGTTTAGCCCTCTTATAACTACTTATTCTGGTCCTGACAGTTTTCTAAAATTTACTGTTTCAGGTTACTCAGTGTATAACTGTGGCAAAAACTACCAGACTCAAGGCTGCACCTGGTGGATGGTATTACAAAGCTTGCCATGCATGTACAATGGTTGCTAAGGGTAATCAACCACCATATGTTTGTGGAAAAGGACATCAGACAGAGACTGAAATTTACCGGTAATACGCCTTGCAAGTTTTTGACTTAATATTATGTTTTCCACAATTAGTTTTAAGTTCACCTATAAACTATTACTTTTTCTtacttgaataaaaaaatatcagTTCATCTTATTCAATTAATATTTGATAGATATTCGTGTACAGTTATTACGAATAATACCTTGGCAGCTTGGGTGCTCCGTTCTCCTAAAATAACTCTTAGTCTTTCATTCTCTTTTACATACTGTTACATGATAATCAGAATTCTACTATGAGCATCAAATTTCAGAATATTGTaggaataaaaaacatattaaCTCATTTCAGGGCATTACTAAAAACTGGAACATAACTGATTGTTCTCCAACCTACCATCTACATTTTACTTAACTGTCCAACTGAGTTATTAGAGTTATTTCTATGTTTTATGATCGAGTTATTTGAAATGGATGGCTGCCTGTTATGTTAAATATGTGTATCCTATTTTAACTTAATGGTATGTTCTACTAATCAAATTATTGCCTTTTCAATTGTAATCATAAGGTATAAAATTCTTATTGATGTCGTGCACGAAGGGTGTGAAACTACTTTTGTTCTATGGGACCGCGAATGTTTGCAGCTGTTGGAAATTACTTCGGCACAAATGCGGAGCACCTTGCTTGAGGTTGATTTGTTTATTCTTTTTTGGCTGCAGacacaaaattatatatttatgtgCATTTGTTTAATGTACTGATATTGCTGCTACCATTCAAATGAACAGGCTGGGATCTCTGACCCCCTTGAATTTCCTTTAGCACTTGATGCTTTGGTCGGACTAGATTTGGCATTTAAGGTCAAGTGGCAGCCTTCATGGAACAATGCAACTGTCGTATCCATCTACGAAGATAAAGCTGTGATCAAAGAACTAGAAAAATTAATGCCTCAGCCATTGGTGAATTTCAATTTGAGATATAATGCATTCATTTATGCAATTTTGATCACAACTCATTAATATATTTCTTTCTAACAGGCACCATCTCCATCTCCCGCAACACCAAAGAAACTGCAGGTATTGAACATACTGATATTGACTTGCATTTATTTAATCATGTGTGTGCCAAACTATTCACGCAACTCTTGTATTTTGTATGTTGTAGATTACTGAAAGTGTGAATGATGCTTTGCCAATTGACGACTGGAATGTGGTTGATGTAACATTTTTCGCATATTAGCTTTTGTACATTTATAACTTATTACCCATAATTGGGTAAACTTCTATATGATAgtatcttagttttttttttgtatactgTAGGAGCAAGACGTAACCTCCGATCAGATCATGTTGACACCTACCCCAAGTGCAACCTCCAAAACTGATGCCCCAGGAATATCTACCGAGCACAGCCCTCTGCCAGCTACAACATCTGTGGCCTCCAAAAGATTTGCGCCCCAAGGATCTTTTGATCTCACATTGGCTAATGGTCTCTGTGA encodes:
- the LOC131645158 gene encoding uncharacterized protein LOC131645158 isoform X2, which translates into the protein MARPCASLKEINESKELWKIAVRIHHKWTVLSKTKEHFEMILVDKEGTDIHCRVPSALKHTYDSVLTVKNTYTISNFQVTLNDLMFKPSQHKYILTFTGGTSVSDKNKHDIPQKPLIFTPFGDILTSKGNRDVLIDIIGIVVEIGYTQIHNSNKKQQINLVLKDLGNNILNCTLWESYAVQFHDFYSSRKDFTIPTVIVLQFARVKEEGKYPLCVSNTFNVTKLHINDDLPEIQNFLKSIPKLPMGEISSEGIGAISQHSQTSGTTHLSPYDKFMYKAILLPLREIVNLKSVTQCITVAKTTRLKAAPGGWYYKACHACTMVAKGNQPPYVCGKGHQTETEIYRYKILIDVVHEGCETTFVLWDRECLQLLEITSAQMRSTLLEAGISDPLEFPLALDALVGLDLAFKVKWQPSWNNATVVSIYEDKAVIKELEKLMPQPLAPSPSPATPKKLQITESVNDALPIDDWNVEQDVTSDQIMLTPTPSATSKTDAPGISTEHSPLPATTSVASKRFAPQGSFDLTLANGLCDEQGSTTKLKKIIKLENSPQKNIQP
- the LOC131645158 gene encoding uncharacterized protein LOC131645158 isoform X1; translation: MARPCASLKEINESKELWKIAVRIHHKWTVLSKTKEHFEMILVDKEGTDIHCRVPSALKHTYDSVLTVKNTYTISNFQVTLNDLMFKPSQHKYILTFTGGTSVSDKNKHDIPQKPLIFTPFGDILTSKGNRDVLIDIIGIVVEIGYTQIHNSNKKQQINLVLKDLGNNILNCTLWESYAVQFHDFYSSRKDFTIPTVIVLQFARVKEEGKYPLCVSNTFNVTKLHINDDLPEIQNFLKSIPKLPMGEISSEGIGAISQHSQTSGTTHLSPYDKFMYKAILLPLREIVNLKSVTQCITVAKTTRLKAAPGGWYYKACHACTMVAKGNQPPYVCGKGHQTETEIYRYKILIDVVHEGCETTFVLWDRECLQLLEITSAQMRSTLLEAGISDPLEFPLALDALVGLDLAFKVKWQPSWNNATVVSIYEDKAVIKELEKLMPQPLAPSPSPATPKKLQITESVNDALPIDDWNVVDEQDVTSDQIMLTPTPSATSKTDAPGISTEHSPLPATTSVASKRFAPQGSFDLTLANGLCDEQGSTTKLKKIIKLENSPQKNIQP